A genomic region of Runella rosea contains the following coding sequences:
- a CDS encoding MFS transporter: MQSYWKVKLSIFLNYFVFAILLNSVGTVILQVQSTYNVSETSASILEAFKDLSIAGVSFLIASYINRLGYKNAMLVALGFNALICLLMPSIHSFGMTKVVFAVAGAGFALIKVSVYGTIGLVTADKKEHISLMNFIESFFMVGILAGYFLFSGFIDDSTPTAWLKVYYLLGGIALVAFILLLSTPLDESSLKIDTAKPFTDDFAEMFRLMILPLVLVFVICAFTYVLIEQSIMSWLPTFNSKVLHLPNALSIQMASLLAIATALGRFLAGVLLKKLNWLFVLTGCLVISAALVLVALPLAQNAATSGVTGWGNAPLAAFIFPMIGLFLAPIYPAINSLILSSLPVKKHGLMSGLIVIFSALGGTTGSLITGYVFEHYGGQTAFYFSLIPIGLLILVLILFSRLQGKNATVEISSVGGH, translated from the coding sequence ATGCAATCGTATTGGAAAGTAAAGCTTTCGATATTTCTGAATTATTTTGTTTTTGCCATTCTGCTCAATAGTGTCGGCACCGTGATTTTACAAGTCCAGAGTACCTACAACGTCTCCGAAACCTCAGCTTCTATTCTGGAGGCGTTTAAGGATTTAAGCATTGCGGGGGTGTCTTTTTTAATAGCTTCTTATATCAACCGATTGGGATATAAAAATGCCATGCTCGTGGCATTGGGCTTCAATGCGCTTATCTGTTTGTTGATGCCATCCATTCATTCTTTTGGCATGACCAAAGTCGTTTTTGCGGTTGCGGGAGCAGGCTTTGCGCTCATTAAAGTTTCGGTATACGGCACCATCGGGTTGGTTACAGCCGACAAAAAAGAGCACATCAGCCTCATGAATTTTATCGAGTCGTTTTTTATGGTGGGGATTTTGGCTGGATATTTCTTATTCAGCGGATTTATTGATGATTCTACGCCAACCGCTTGGCTGAAAGTATACTATCTGTTGGGAGGAATCGCCTTGGTTGCTTTTATCTTGTTGCTGTCAACTCCGCTGGATGAGTCATCGTTGAAAATAGATACCGCCAAGCCTTTTACCGACGATTTTGCCGAGATGTTTCGCTTAATGATTCTGCCTCTGGTGTTGGTATTTGTCATTTGTGCGTTTACGTATGTTTTGATTGAACAGAGCATCATGAGTTGGTTGCCTACGTTCAATAGCAAAGTGCTTCATTTGCCCAATGCATTGAGTATTCAGATGGCGAGCCTGTTGGCCATTGCCACGGCATTAGGACGATTTTTGGCGGGAGTGTTATTGAAAAAACTCAATTGGTTGTTTGTATTGACTGGCTGTTTGGTCATTTCGGCTGCTTTGGTGTTGGTCGCACTGCCTTTGGCCCAAAATGCCGCCACGAGTGGGGTAACTGGATGGGGTAATGCGCCGTTGGCGGCTTTCATTTTTCCCATGATAGGGTTGTTCTTAGCGCCTATTTACCCAGCCATCAATTCTTTGATATTGAGTTCATTGCCTGTAAAAAAACACGGGCTGATGTCGGGGTTGATTGTGATTTTTTCGGCTTTGGGAGGAACCACTGGTTCGCTGATTACGGGCTATGTATTTGAACATTACGGCGGGCAAACTGCCTTTTACTTTTCACTGATTCCCATCGGATTGTTGATTCTAGTATTGATTTTATTCAGCCGTTTGCAGGGAAAAAATGCAACGGTTGAAATCAGCTCGGTGGGAGGACATTGA
- the treF gene encoding alpha,alpha-trehalase TreF: MADRILAENFQTLFDTVQRSSLFSDSKTFSDAITKVSLAQILDSYHQRKNVADFDLKAFIEQNFILPAEQASEYQSDLNKPIQQHLDDLWEVLTRQPSTSESQGSLIPLPFSYVVPGGRFREIYYWDSYFTMLGLQVSGREALVESMVNNFAHLIDTLGFIPNGNRTYYLGRSQPPFFALMVNLVAESQGEQVWQRYLPQLEKEYAFWMRGCEELSPNQTVKNRVVRLPDGSILNRYWDDIALPRPEAYKEDVALAAQVQDQSPEEVYRHLRAAAESGWDFSSRWFKDSQTMQTIHTTDLIPVDLNCLLWYLEKRLQRAYELGGNVLLANRYEEKAAQRHTAIQAFFWNEAAGFYFDYDWKLKRQKDNGTLAAAFPLFFSLSTSAQAGRVAQVLEKKFLQKNGLLTTLQFTHEQWDAPNGWAPLQWIAYQGLKNYQLDALATRVKNNWMNNNETYYAKTGKMMEKYNVLTDDISAQDGEYPNQDGFGWTNGVYLKMKE, encoded by the coding sequence ATGGCAGACCGTATCCTTGCGGAAAATTTTCAGACGTTGTTTGATACGGTGCAACGCAGTTCTTTATTTTCTGACTCCAAGACGTTTTCTGATGCCATTACCAAGGTGTCGTTGGCTCAAATTTTGGATAGTTATCATCAGCGAAAAAATGTGGCTGACTTTGATTTAAAAGCTTTTATTGAACAAAATTTTATTCTTCCTGCCGAACAAGCCAGCGAATATCAAAGCGACCTTAATAAACCGATTCAACAGCATTTAGATGATTTGTGGGAGGTATTGACCCGCCAGCCGTCTACCTCAGAATCACAAGGCTCGCTTATTCCACTTCCTTTTAGCTATGTGGTGCCAGGGGGGCGTTTTCGGGAAATTTATTACTGGGATTCGTATTTCACGATGTTGGGTTTGCAGGTTTCGGGGCGTGAAGCATTGGTGGAAAGCATGGTTAACAACTTTGCTCACTTGATTGATACGCTCGGGTTTATTCCCAACGGAAACCGTACTTATTATTTGGGTCGGTCGCAACCGCCTTTTTTTGCCTTGATGGTCAATCTGGTGGCCGAAAGCCAAGGAGAACAAGTTTGGCAACGTTATTTACCCCAATTAGAAAAAGAATACGCCTTTTGGATGCGCGGATGCGAAGAGTTATCGCCTAATCAAACGGTAAAAAATCGCGTGGTGAGGCTGCCCGACGGGAGCATTTTGAATCGGTATTGGGACGATATTGCGTTGCCCCGGCCCGAAGCCTACAAAGAAGACGTAGCATTGGCCGCGCAGGTGCAGGATCAATCTCCCGAAGAAGTGTATCGACACCTTCGGGCCGCTGCCGAGTCGGGTTGGGATTTTAGTAGTCGATGGTTTAAAGATAGCCAAACCATGCAAACCATCCATACCACTGACCTGATTCCGGTCGATTTGAATTGCTTGCTTTGGTATCTTGAAAAAAGGTTGCAACGCGCCTATGAATTAGGGGGAAATGTACTTTTAGCCAACAGATATGAGGAAAAAGCAGCGCAGCGACACACGGCCATTCAAGCTTTTTTCTGGAACGAAGCGGCGGGGTTTTACTTCGATTATGATTGGAAACTGAAACGACAAAAAGATAACGGCACCTTGGCGGCCGCGTTCCCCTTGTTTTTCTCCCTTTCCACCTCAGCGCAAGCGGGACGGGTGGCGCAGGTATTGGAAAAAAAGTTTTTGCAGAAAAACGGTTTGCTAACCACGCTCCAATTTACACATGAGCAGTGGGATGCCCCCAACGGTTGGGCACCGCTACAATGGATTGCTTATCAGGGACTTAAAAATTATCAACTCGATGCTTTGGCCACCAGAGTCAAAAACAACTGGATGAACAATAATGAGACTTATTATGCCAAAACGGGCAAAATGATGGAAAAATACAATGTGCTGACGGATGATATTTCTGCCCAGGACGGCGAGTACCCCAACCAAGATGGTTTTGGCTGGACCAACGGCGTGTATTTAAAAATGAAGGAGTGA
- a CDS encoding DUF3127 domain-containing protein, giving the protein MDIKGRVIQLLALQTGEGKNGTWKKQDFVIETDGQYPKKICISAWGDKINESALQVGNEVNVSFDVESREYNGRWYTDVKAWKIDALGAGGYESAPVASGTGSTSTRPTTELPSTFQSGDEDNLPF; this is encoded by the coding sequence ATGGACATTAAAGGAAGAGTCATTCAGCTATTGGCCTTACAAACGGGTGAAGGCAAAAACGGCACGTGGAAAAAGCAGGATTTTGTGATTGAAACCGACGGGCAATATCCCAAAAAGATATGTATTTCGGCGTGGGGAGACAAAATCAATGAAAGTGCCTTGCAGGTGGGCAACGAAGTAAACGTTTCGTTTGACGTGGAAAGCCGCGAATACAACGGCCGTTGGTACACTGACGTAAAAGCGTGGAAAATTGACGCACTCGGTGCGGGCGGTTATGAGTCAGCTCCAGTTGCTTCTGGCACTGGTAGCACTTCTACCCGACCTACTACAGAACTCCCTTCTACGTTCCAAAGCGGCGACGAAGACAATTTGCCGTTCTAA
- the hisB gene encoding bifunctional histidinol-phosphatase/imidazoleglycerol-phosphate dehydratase HisB gives MQKLLFIDRDGTIIEEPPVDFQVDSLEKLAFLPKAISNLRRLAEETDFGFVMVTNQDGLGTDSFPEDTFWPAQNKMLQTLEGEGVLFQKIHIDRSFPHENAPTRKPGTALLTEYFSDAYDLANSYVIGDRLTDVQLAVNLGAKAIFLAAEWPKDLPKELNDAITLVSTDWDEIYEHLRLPARIASVERNTRETQIKIELNLDGNGHSAIHTGIGFFDHMLDQLAKHSGADLKITVEGDLHIDEHHTIEDTALALGDAYRKAIGDKRGISRYGFLLPMDEALAQVAIDFSGRPWLVWDAEFKREKIGEMPTEMFYHFFKSFSDTALCNLNIQCSGSNEHHKIEAIFKGWAKAIKMAVKRDLKALDVLPSTKGVL, from the coding sequence ATGCAAAAACTTCTTTTTATAGACCGCGACGGAACCATCATTGAAGAACCTCCCGTCGATTTCCAAGTTGATTCATTAGAAAAGCTAGCGTTTTTACCCAAAGCGATTTCCAATCTGCGACGTTTGGCCGAGGAGACCGATTTTGGTTTTGTCATGGTCACCAATCAGGATGGCTTAGGGACAGATTCTTTTCCAGAAGACACTTTTTGGCCCGCCCAAAATAAAATGCTCCAAACACTGGAGGGCGAAGGAGTGTTGTTTCAAAAAATCCACATTGACCGCAGTTTTCCGCACGAAAATGCCCCCACGCGCAAACCCGGCACGGCACTATTGACCGAATATTTCAGTGACGCCTACGATTTGGCCAATAGCTACGTCATCGGTGACCGCCTGACGGATGTACAGTTAGCGGTAAATTTGGGCGCAAAAGCGATTTTTCTGGCCGCTGAATGGCCCAAAGATTTACCCAAAGAACTCAACGACGCCATTACACTCGTTAGCACCGATTGGGATGAAATCTACGAACACTTACGCTTACCCGCCCGCATCGCTTCGGTAGAGCGCAACACCCGCGAAACCCAAATCAAAATTGAATTAAATCTTGACGGCAACGGTCATTCAGCCATCCATACAGGCATTGGTTTTTTTGACCACATGCTCGACCAGCTCGCCAAACACTCGGGCGCAGATTTAAAAATAACAGTCGAAGGCGACCTCCACATCGACGAGCACCACACCATCGAAGATACCGCACTGGCCCTTGGCGACGCCTACCGCAAGGCCATCGGCGACAAACGCGGCATCAGTCGATACGGCTTTCTGTTGCCAATGGACGAAGCGTTGGCGCAAGTGGCCATTGATTTTTCTGGACGCCCGTGGTTGGTGTGGGATGCCGAATTTAAACGTGAAAAAATTGGAGAAATGCCAACGGAGATGTTTTATCACTTCTTCAAGTCTTTTTCCGACACGGCTCTGTGCAATCTTAACATTCAGTGCAGCGGCTCCAACGAGCACCATAAAATCGAGGCCATCTTTAAAGGATGGGCCAAAGCCATCAAAATGGCGGTAAAACGTGACTTAAAAGCGCTGGATGTATTGCCCTCTACCAAAGGCGTTTTATAA
- a CDS encoding amidohydrolase, protein MNRPILYSLVAGLSLSTGFAQSGLKPVINQSADALESKVIAWRRDLHEHPELGNQEFRTANIVAEHLRKLGYEVREKVAVTGVVAVLKGGKPGPVVALRADMDGLPVTERVDVPFKSKVLTEFNNQKTGVMHACGHDSHVAILMGVAEVFASMQKDLAGTVKLIFQPAEEGVYTGGTFGANRMIEEGALENPKVDAIFGLHINSQTEVGKIRYRPGATMAAVDQLTIKLKGKQTHGASPWSGVDPIVTASQIVMGLQTIVSRNVDITENPAVVTVGAIHGGIRYNIIPESLEMIGTIRTFGDAQQALVHRRIKEVSTHIAESAGAKADVEIGIGYPATVNDPALTDKMIPTLEALAGKENVIISPVATGAEDFSYFQKKIPGFFFFLGGMAKGKSPYDVAPHHTPDFYIDESGFTLGVKALSHLVVDYMEMNSKPVPTSAKAKKVSK, encoded by the coding sequence ATGAACAGACCTATCCTGTATAGCCTTGTGGCGGGATTGAGCCTCTCGACAGGCTTTGCCCAAAGCGGCCTCAAACCCGTTATTAATCAATCGGCCGATGCCCTCGAAAGTAAAGTCATTGCGTGGCGTCGCGATTTGCACGAGCACCCTGAATTGGGGAATCAAGAGTTCAGAACGGCCAATATTGTAGCCGAACACCTGCGTAAATTGGGCTATGAAGTCCGCGAAAAAGTGGCGGTAACGGGCGTTGTGGCGGTTCTCAAAGGAGGAAAACCTGGCCCAGTAGTAGCTTTAAGGGCCGATATGGATGGCCTTCCCGTGACAGAAAGGGTGGATGTACCGTTTAAATCGAAAGTGCTGACGGAATTCAACAACCAAAAAACGGGTGTGATGCACGCGTGCGGCCACGATAGTCACGTCGCAATTTTGATGGGAGTAGCGGAAGTGTTTGCGTCAATGCAAAAGGATTTGGCAGGTACGGTTAAACTTATTTTTCAACCTGCGGAAGAAGGCGTTTACACAGGCGGAACCTTTGGTGCCAACCGAATGATTGAAGAAGGAGCGCTGGAAAACCCTAAAGTGGACGCTATTTTTGGGTTGCACATCAATTCGCAAACGGAAGTAGGTAAGATTCGCTACCGTCCGGGTGCCACGATGGCCGCTGTTGACCAGTTGACGATTAAACTCAAAGGCAAACAAACGCACGGGGCGTCGCCGTGGTCGGGCGTTGACCCCATCGTGACGGCTTCTCAGATTGTGATGGGACTTCAAACCATCGTAAGCCGGAATGTGGATATTACTGAAAACCCTGCCGTGGTAACCGTGGGTGCTATTCACGGTGGAATTCGCTACAACATTATTCCAGAATCTCTGGAAATGATTGGCACGATTCGCACGTTTGGAGACGCCCAACAGGCGTTGGTTCATCGTCGTATCAAAGAGGTCTCTACGCACATTGCGGAAAGCGCGGGCGCTAAAGCCGACGTAGAAATTGGTATCGGTTATCCTGCCACAGTCAATGACCCTGCGCTGACCGACAAGATGATTCCGACCTTGGAAGCATTGGCGGGAAAGGAAAATGTGATAATCTCTCCCGTGGCAACAGGAGCGGAAGACTTCAGTTATTTCCAAAAGAAAATCCCTGGATTTTTCTTCTTTCTGGGTGGTATGGCCAAAGGCAAAAGCCCTTATGACGTAGCCCCTCACCACACCCCTGACTTTTACATTGATGAAAGTGGCTTTACCTTAGGTGTGAAAGCCCTGAGCCATTTGGTGGTGGATTACATGGAAATGAACTCAAAACCCGTACCCACAAGTGCTAAGGCGAAGAAAGTAAGCAAATAG
- a CDS encoding citrate synthase — protein MSDKAQLIVDGKTYEFPTTQGTEQEKAIDINSLRDSTGYITIDSGYKNTGATKSAITFLDGEEGILRYRGYSIEELAEKATFLEVAYLLIYGELPTQSQYENFEHEIRTHTLVNEDMRKIFEGFPVNAHPMGVLSSLVSAMSAFYPDSYDDKAPDSTETHIIRLMAKLPTIATWSFKKSQGHPVNYPKNDLDYCSNFLHMMFALPVEEYKVDPVVSKALNKLLILHADHEQNCSTSTVRLVGSSKANIYSSISAGICALWGPLHGGANQEVIEMLEDIKADGGDVAKYVDMAKNAKTSGFRLFGFGHRVYKNFDPRAKIIKKAADDVLAKLGVNDPVLEIAKGLEEAALHDEYFVSRRLYPNVDFYSGIIYRALGIPTNMFTVMFALGRLPGWIAQWKEMRENKEPIGRPRQIYTGATLRSFVPMSER, from the coding sequence ATGTCAGATAAAGCCCAACTCATAGTAGACGGAAAAACGTATGAATTTCCGACCACCCAAGGAACTGAGCAGGAAAAAGCAATTGATATTAATTCATTAAGAGATTCAACGGGCTATATTACCATTGATAGTGGATACAAAAACACCGGAGCCACCAAAAGTGCCATCACATTTTTGGACGGTGAAGAAGGCATTTTGCGCTATCGTGGCTATTCCATTGAAGAATTGGCCGAAAAAGCTACTTTTTTAGAAGTGGCTTATTTGTTGATTTACGGTGAATTGCCGACCCAATCTCAATACGAAAACTTCGAGCACGAAATCCGGACGCATACGCTGGTCAACGAAGACATGCGCAAGATTTTTGAAGGCTTTCCCGTCAATGCGCACCCCATGGGCGTTTTGTCTTCATTGGTAAGTGCCATGAGCGCCTTCTATCCTGATTCTTACGATGATAAGGCCCCCGACAGCACCGAAACGCATATCATTCGATTGATGGCAAAATTGCCAACGATTGCTACGTGGTCGTTCAAAAAATCACAAGGCCATCCTGTCAATTACCCCAAAAACGACTTGGATTACTGCTCAAACTTCCTTCATATGATGTTTGCGTTGCCAGTTGAAGAATACAAAGTAGACCCTGTGGTTTCTAAGGCGTTGAATAAATTATTGATTCTTCACGCTGACCACGAACAAAACTGCTCGACCTCGACCGTCCGTTTGGTTGGCTCGTCAAAAGCCAACATTTATTCTTCCATTTCGGCGGGTATATGTGCATTGTGGGGACCACTCCACGGCGGTGCCAACCAAGAAGTAATCGAAATGCTAGAAGACATCAAAGCCGACGGCGGCGATGTAGCCAAATACGTCGACATGGCCAAAAATGCCAAAACGAGCGGTTTCCGTTTGTTTGGTTTTGGTCACCGTGTTTATAAGAATTTTGACCCACGGGCCAAAATCATCAAAAAAGCAGCCGACGATGTACTAGCAAAATTAGGTGTCAACGATCCTGTTTTGGAAATTGCCAAAGGATTAGAGGAGGCGGCATTGCACGACGAGTACTTCGTAAGCCGTCGTTTGTATCCAAACGTTGACTTTTATTCAGGAATCATTTATCGAGCCCTCGGTATTCCTACCAATATGTTCACGGTAATGTTTGCCTTAGGTCGTCTGCCAGGCTGGATTGCACAATGGAAAGAAATGCGCGAAAACAAAGAGCCTATCGGTCGTCCGCGTCAGATTTATACGGGAGCAACATTGCGGTCTTTCGTTCCGATGAGTGAGAGATAA
- a CDS encoding metal-dependent hydrolase family protein, whose amino-acid sequence MKQLFAFIGILFFIQGNGFTQKLYLLKPDRVFDGTAIHEGWRVLVQGEKIIAVGEPKNVEDAAQKLQTPDKSAPQIIDLKGCTLLPGFIEGHSHLFLHPYNETTWDDQVLKEARSLRTARATLHAKQTLMAGFTTVRDLGTEGAEFDDVGLKQAINQGIIPGPRMVIATKALIATGSYAPKGFSPDIEVPQGAEEADGHDRLIQAVRRQIGKGADVVKIYADYRWGLMGDARPTFLVDEIKLIVETARSSGRPTIAHAGSAEGMRRAILGGCETLEHGDAGTPEIFSLMHEKGVALCPTLAAGDAVSQYRGWKKGVEPEPERIKNKRITFKQALDAGVTICFGGDVGVFSHGDNAREMEMMVDYGMKPLDVLRSATSINANVFHLSQLGNIKGNFLADLVAVEGRPEERISDVRKIKFVMKNGEIFHNEPNLSPKSAK is encoded by the coding sequence TTGAAACAATTATTCGCATTTATTGGAATCCTGTTCTTCATTCAGGGGAATGGTTTTACTCAAAAATTGTACCTGTTAAAGCCCGACCGGGTTTTTGACGGAACAGCCATCCACGAAGGTTGGCGTGTATTGGTGCAAGGCGAAAAAATCATTGCCGTTGGCGAGCCCAAAAACGTGGAGGATGCCGCCCAAAAGTTACAGACGCCAGATAAATCCGCCCCACAAATCATTGATTTGAAAGGATGCACCTTACTACCGGGCTTTATTGAAGGACATTCACATTTATTTTTACATCCCTATAATGAAACCACTTGGGACGACCAAGTGCTGAAAGAAGCGCGTTCGTTGCGCACCGCGCGGGCTACCCTACACGCCAAGCAAACGCTCATGGCGGGTTTTACCACCGTTCGGGATTTGGGCACGGAAGGGGCCGAATTTGATGATGTAGGACTTAAACAGGCCATAAATCAAGGAATCATCCCCGGTCCACGCATGGTTATTGCTACCAAAGCACTCATTGCTACTGGCAGCTACGCTCCAAAAGGGTTCAGCCCCGACATTGAAGTACCTCAAGGTGCCGAAGAAGCCGACGGCCACGACCGCCTCATCCAAGCCGTGCGTCGGCAAATCGGAAAAGGTGCCGATGTGGTCAAAATTTACGCTGATTACCGTTGGGGCTTGATGGGCGACGCCCGCCCTACTTTTTTGGTGGACGAAATAAAACTCATCGTCGAAACTGCCCGCAGCAGTGGCCGCCCCACCATCGCCCATGCGGGCAGTGCCGAAGGAATGAGGCGAGCTATTTTGGGCGGCTGCGAGACCCTCGAACACGGCGACGCGGGTACGCCTGAAATTTTTTCGCTCATGCACGAGAAAGGCGTGGCTTTGTGCCCTACCTTAGCGGCAGGCGATGCCGTCAGCCAATACCGAGGCTGGAAAAAAGGCGTTGAACCAGAGCCTGAACGCATCAAGAACAAACGGATTACTTTTAAGCAGGCACTTGACGCGGGCGTAACGATTTGCTTCGGCGGTGATGTGGGGGTATTTTCTCACGGCGACAACGCCCGCGAAATGGAAATGATGGTCGACTATGGCATGAAGCCCCTTGACGTGCTGCGCTCCGCCACTTCTATCAATGCAAACGTATTTCATTTGAGCCAATTAGGAAACATTAAAGGCAACTTTTTGGCCGATTTGGTCGCGGTAGAAGGCCGCCCAGAAGAGCGCATCAGTGACGTCAGAAAGATAAAATTTGTGATGAAAAATGGAGAAATCTTTCATAATGAACCCAATCTTAGCCCAAAGTCTGCGAAATAA
- a CDS encoding TetR/AcrR family transcriptional regulator, translating to MPIQKVTKEEVVNQALLLFKKRGYHRTSMADLAEACGLLKGSFYHYFSGKEALMKEVLGAVHSYFKAKIFVIAYDETLLPRERLEKMLAKQIRVASSTEGGCLMGNMAIETALVTDEFRPAMRTFFDEYLDALTHLYSYRYDAKKARQMAEQAMVEYEGAWVMVKLTDSSHYLQDVLERAMVRFDAAESNNVT from the coding sequence ATGCCGATTCAAAAAGTAACTAAAGAAGAAGTAGTCAACCAAGCGCTTTTGCTGTTTAAAAAAAGGGGCTATCACCGCACAAGCATGGCCGATCTGGCGGAAGCTTGCGGTTTGTTGAAAGGAAGTTTCTATCACTATTTCAGCGGAAAAGAGGCCTTAATGAAAGAAGTGCTCGGGGCCGTTCATTCGTATTTTAAAGCAAAAATATTTGTGATTGCCTACGATGAAACGCTTTTGCCGCGCGAGCGCCTCGAAAAAATGCTCGCCAAGCAAATCCGCGTGGCTTCAAGCACGGAAGGCGGGTGTTTGATGGGAAACATGGCCATCGAAACGGCACTCGTTACGGATGAATTTCGGCCCGCCATGCGTACTTTTTTTGATGAATATTTAGACGCCCTCACGCACCTGTACTCATATAGATATGACGCCAAAAAAGCTAGACAAATGGCCGAACAGGCCATGGTCGAATACGAAGGTGCTTGGGTGATGGTCAAGCTGACGGATAGCTCCCATTATTTACAGGATGTGTTGGAGCGCGCCATGGTTCGTTTTGATGCGGCAGAAAGCAATAACGTTACTTAA
- a CDS encoding alpha/beta hydrolase family protein — translation MKEVTVNIPTPDGFELAGILYEYHGAPKAVVQFNIGTGMRKGFYTNFARYLAENGFIVCLWEYRGMGESRPSDKDDFAAITMQDWAIDMRAVLDFLETRYPDWPKLMIGHSIGGQLVGLMPNHHVLKGMVMITASTGTWWRHTFPYRLKSYFFFNILPALTVPFLGYVPVKKMKIMEDLPGALMLEWREWCNSENYLFDFLDKSIPYNAYNELALPIKAYWTTDDPIANAVTVPALLRHFRKADIMTEAIRPADFGVKQIGHFGLFSRKLKTQFWTKVVADLEAMVSTTLTYNNPAFKKTTL, via the coding sequence ATGAAAGAGGTTACGGTAAACATCCCCACGCCCGATGGATTTGAACTGGCGGGCATCCTGTATGAATACCACGGTGCGCCTAAAGCCGTGGTGCAGTTTAATATCGGAACTGGGATGCGAAAAGGATTTTACACAAATTTTGCGCGTTACTTGGCCGAAAACGGCTTCATTGTTTGCCTCTGGGAATACCGTGGCATGGGAGAGTCGCGTCCTTCGGATAAAGATGATTTTGCCGCCATTACCATGCAAGACTGGGCGATTGATATGCGGGCCGTGCTTGACTTTCTGGAAACAAGGTATCCTGACTGGCCCAAATTGATGATAGGGCACAGCATTGGGGGGCAACTCGTGGGCTTGATGCCCAACCACCACGTTCTGAAAGGAATGGTCATGATTACGGCTTCGACGGGCACTTGGTGGCGTCATACTTTTCCTTATCGCCTCAAGTCGTATTTCTTTTTTAATATTTTGCCCGCGTTGACGGTTCCTTTTCTGGGGTATGTTCCTGTCAAAAAAATGAAAATTATGGAAGATTTACCAGGGGCATTGATGTTGGAATGGCGCGAATGGTGCAATTCCGAAAACTATCTGTTTGATTTTCTGGACAAAAGTATTCCTTATAATGCATACAACGAACTTGCTTTGCCCATTAAGGCGTACTGGACCACCGACGACCCGATTGCCAACGCTGTAACGGTGCCTGCTCTGCTTCGTCATTTTAGAAAAGCCGACATCATGACCGAAGCCATTCGGCCCGCCGATTTTGGGGTGAAGCAAATTGGGCATTTCGGGTTGTTTTCTCGAAAACTAAAAACCCAATTTTGGACCAAAGTCGTGGCCGATTTGGAAGCGATGGTCTCCACGACACTTACCTATAATAATCCCGCATTCAAAAAAACTACACTTTAA
- a CDS encoding DinB family protein, producing the protein MNKTTLIDFLNEGVNEVVAFAHASPAEAFYFKPAENIWSAAENVQHLSQSVQPLNRLLGRPKTYFLEKWGPGAHHSRSYEEVVGAYHAALNGRKGAAGAFAPLTPTPDAVALASEFKQDYLALIAHLSEWDEQELDEHVIPHPLMGPLTVREMLLFTAYHIRHHHQIMVSRVNLAPQF; encoded by the coding sequence ATGAACAAAACTACCTTAATTGATTTCCTGAACGAAGGCGTAAACGAAGTTGTCGCTTTTGCCCACGCCAGCCCTGCGGAGGCTTTTTATTTCAAGCCCGCCGAAAATATCTGGTCGGCGGCCGAGAATGTGCAGCATTTATCACAATCGGTTCAGCCACTGAATCGCCTCTTGGGTCGCCCTAAAACCTATTTTCTGGAAAAATGGGGGCCTGGCGCTCATCATTCGCGCTCCTACGAGGAGGTTGTCGGGGCTTATCATGCGGCATTGAACGGCCGCAAAGGAGCTGCAGGGGCATTTGCACCGCTGACGCCCACGCCCGACGCCGTGGCATTGGCGAGTGAATTTAAGCAGGATTATCTCGCTCTCATTGCGCACCTTTCAGAGTGGGATGAGCAAGAATTGGATGAACACGTGATTCCGCACCCTTTGATGGGACCGCTTACGGTTCGGGAGATGCTGCTTTTTACGGCTTATCATATCCGCCACCATCACCAAATTATGGTGAGCAGGGTGAACTTGGCGCCTCAATTTTAA